One Microbacter margulisiae genomic window carries:
- a CDS encoding SusC/RagA family TonB-linked outer membrane protein, which yields MGISAKATLQQQKRNTVTGIIVDNQDVPIIGANIKTMNGKVGTVTDLDGKFTLNVPVGTKLTISYIGYNSKTVTTQGGVMKITMDESSVNLKDVEIVAYGSQKKVTITGAISSIKGDMLLKTPTGSVSNMLSGELTGITTVQYSGEPGSDAASIFVRGQATWNNSAPLIEVDGVERSFNDIDPNDIASITVLKDASATAVFGVRGANGVILITTKRGVEGKPKITFSTSNSVIVPTATIKQANAYQYATFYNQMQLNDDPTATPMFSDAIIQKFKDHSSPILFPDVNWVNYCLKKATIQTEHNISITGGTKTARYFVSAGAFTQGGLFKEFGLPYDLDYRYNRFNYRSNLDIDVTKSTTLSLNLAGIVDDSHKPYTGQGSSGMLKNMYWATPFSSPGLVNGKMIYTSTEYGLPFTGGAGMAYYGGGFMETRNNTLNVDVSLAQKLGFITKGLSARIKGSMNSGYTMYDQASASIATYTPVPQSDGTIAYKINGQNSQLAYTETEGKSYNWYMEAGFNYDRTFGYNHVTGLLLYNESKTYYPSTYSDLPSGYVGLVGRATYDWKSKYLAEFDLGYNGSENFAPGKRFGTFPAGSVGWIVSEERFWKPIKPIINYLKFRASMGLVGNDKVGGSRFMYTADPYQINNTTAPNRLGYGYFFGINNGTITPGAHELAKNNPNVTWEHSLKQDYGMDFYTLNQRLQVSADYYKERRTDILLQDQTAPGILGFVLPYANLGRVNSWGWELALKWNDMIGQKFRYSLGLNLSYNQNKIIEDKEAPLNSAYQYAQGHRIGARSMYQFFEFYNSKTTPAHYMKVFGEPFPTQLQTLQDGDCVYVDLNHDGKIDPNDMTRGLGHTDDPEYIAGINMGFSWNNFDVSLLWTADWGVSRLLSDVFRQPFVSGSSVNQGGLLVYQVDHTWTTQNPSQSSDYPRATWVNATNNYATSTLYEKDASYLRLKSIQVAYNFHLPFMNQLKLNTFQLGFTGYNILTFTKYIWGDPESTASGSPTYPLTKTYSLNLRLGF from the coding sequence ATGGGTATCTCTGCAAAAGCAACACTTCAGCAACAGAAAAGAAATACCGTAACTGGAATTATTGTTGACAATCAAGATGTTCCAATTATTGGTGCCAACATAAAAACAATGAATGGTAAAGTCGGGACGGTTACTGATCTTGACGGTAAATTTACATTAAACGTTCCTGTTGGTACTAAACTAACAATATCCTATATTGGATATAATTCAAAAACAGTAACAACTCAGGGTGGCGTTATGAAAATCACCATGGACGAAAGCTCAGTTAATTTAAAAGATGTAGAAATTGTCGCATACGGTTCTCAGAAAAAAGTAACCATAACCGGCGCGATTTCGAGCATAAAGGGTGACATGTTATTAAAAACACCAACCGGATCTGTTTCCAATATGTTATCTGGTGAGTTAACAGGTATTACTACAGTACAATACTCAGGAGAACCAGGCTCTGACGCTGCCAGTATTTTTGTACGAGGCCAAGCTACTTGGAATAATTCTGCTCCCTTAATAGAAGTAGATGGTGTGGAAAGAAGCTTTAACGATATTGATCCAAACGACATAGCAAGCATTACTGTGTTGAAAGATGCATCCGCTACAGCTGTATTTGGGGTGCGAGGTGCTAACGGAGTAATCCTGATCACAACCAAACGTGGTGTTGAAGGAAAACCCAAAATAACGTTTTCGACTTCGAACAGCGTAATAGTACCTACAGCAACCATTAAACAAGCTAACGCCTACCAATACGCCACTTTTTATAACCAAATGCAACTGAACGATGATCCGACGGCGACTCCAATGTTTTCCGATGCCATCATTCAAAAATTCAAGGATCATTCCAGTCCTATTCTTTTTCCGGATGTCAACTGGGTGAATTATTGTTTGAAGAAAGCTACCATTCAAACAGAACACAACATTAGTATTACGGGCGGAACTAAAACAGCACGTTATTTTGTCTCAGCAGGCGCTTTTACACAAGGAGGATTGTTCAAGGAATTTGGCTTGCCATACGACCTCGATTATCGTTACAACAGATTTAACTATCGCTCCAATCTGGATATTGATGTCACAAAAAGCACCACTCTATCTTTAAACCTGGCTGGAATTGTGGATGATTCACACAAACCATACACAGGGCAAGGTAGCTCTGGAATGCTGAAAAACATGTACTGGGCGACTCCATTTTCTAGTCCGGGATTAGTTAACGGCAAAATGATTTACACCAGTACAGAATATGGACTACCTTTCACCGGAGGAGCAGGTATGGCTTATTATGGAGGTGGATTTATGGAAACCAGAAATAATACCCTAAACGTCGATGTTAGTTTAGCTCAGAAATTAGGATTCATAACCAAAGGTCTTTCGGCAAGAATTAAAGGTTCTATGAACAGTGGTTATACAATGTATGACCAAGCCTCCGCCTCTATTGCCACCTACACCCCAGTACCTCAATCTGATGGAACAATTGCTTACAAAATAAATGGACAAAACTCTCAACTAGCCTATACCGAAACCGAGGGTAAATCTTATAACTGGTATATGGAGGCCGGGTTTAATTATGATCGCACATTTGGTTATAATCATGTGACAGGTTTATTACTTTATAATGAATCCAAGACATATTATCCGTCAACGTATTCTGATCTGCCGAGCGGATATGTAGGTTTGGTAGGACGGGCCACTTACGATTGGAAAAGCAAATATCTGGCAGAATTTGATTTAGGCTATAATGGCTCTGAAAATTTCGCTCCCGGTAAACGATTTGGCACTTTTCCCGCCGGTTCAGTTGGATGGATCGTAAGCGAAGAACGATTTTGGAAACCTATCAAGCCTATTATTAATTACCTTAAATTCCGTGCATCGATGGGGCTTGTTGGCAATGATAAGGTAGGAGGAAGTCGGTTTATGTACACTGCAGATCCGTATCAAATAAACAATACTACAGCGCCCAATCGTTTGGGATACGGTTATTTCTTTGGTATTAATAACGGGACGATTACCCCTGGGGCACATGAACTAGCAAAAAACAATCCGAACGTAACATGGGAACATTCCTTGAAACAAGACTATGGGATGGATTTTTATACGCTGAATCAACGCTTACAAGTTAGCGCAGATTATTACAAAGAACGCCGTACAGATATTTTGCTACAGGATCAAACTGCTCCGGGCATATTAGGATTCGTATTGCCATATGCCAACCTTGGCCGTGTGAACAGCTGGGGATGGGAACTCGCATTGAAATGGAATGACATGATTGGACAGAAATTCAGATACTCTCTGGGATTGAACCTTTCATACAATCAAAATAAGATTATTGAAGATAAAGAAGCACCCCTGAATAGCGCCTACCAATATGCACAAGGGCATCGCATCGGAGCTCGTAGTATGTACCAATTCTTTGAATTTTATAATTCAAAAACAACACCTGCACATTACATGAAAGTATTTGGAGAACCTTTTCCCACACAATTGCAAACCTTACAAGATGGTGATTGTGTATATGTGGACTTAAACCATGATGGGAAGATCGATCCTAATGACATGACACGCGGTTTAGGTCATACAGACGATCCGGAGTACATTGCCGGGATTAACATGGGCTTCAGTTGGAACAACTTTGATGTATCCCTTCTATGGACTGCAGATTGGGGAGTAAGTCGTTTGTTATCAGATGTTTTTCGTCAACCTTTTGTCAGTGGCAGTTCGGTTAACCAAGGAGGTTTACTGGTTTATCAGGTAGATCATACATGGACGACTCAAAATCCATCTCAAAGCTCCGACTACCCGCGTGCAACCTGGGTTAATGCAACAAACAACTATGCTACTTCTACCCTTTATGAAAAAGATGCCAGTTATCTGCGCTTGAAAAGTATACAAGTTGCATACAATTTTCATCTCCCCTTTATGAACCAACTAAAATTGAACACTTTCCAATTGGGATTCACCGGCTATAATATTTTAACTTTCACAAAATATATTTGGGGTGATCCTGAATCGACTGCTTCTGGTTCGCCCACTTATCCTCTGACAAAAACGTATTCTCTGAATTTGAGACTTGGCTTTTAA
- a CDS encoding SusC/RagA family TonB-linked outer membrane protein, whose amino-acid sequence MKINKIIISAFLVCVGLHGFAQKANDNDKSQSYADQTVNIGYDINQPLEESTSSVSIIKGEDLTKRSAKDVSNSLFGYGLGLMTLENSGTYASQEPTFYIRGLQSSSDNKPLILVDGIERDMSFITPEEVKSVTILKDAAAVALYGYKGVNGAINVVTKRGKYNSKEIQFSYDQSFNWQERLPKFVNAYTYANAINEALTNDGSSIRYSADELNAFKTEQYPYLYPNVNWINSTFRDLCQSNRYNIIFRGGGSKLRYFTLFNLTSSDEFIAHPNMNSGYSTQDKYSKANLRINLDIDLTDKTSLVCDVLGTLNESSTPGDNANLWNMIYTIPAAAFPVKLQDNTWGGNATWPGTSNPVAMSEAAAYAKARTYSNFTDLILKQDLSPILKGLQGNIRMSYDNISNLWEDHSKTFVYGSDAVTSWLNGTPATTQRYTGGTTSGMNTSAGITGWTRAFNLSGAFDYSRTFNVHKIYSQLKWDYEYRNSIGVNNTWYRQNVSMYTHYGYKDRYFGDVTMIASESSQLAPEHKWAFSPTVSAAWILSKENFLKDISWVNFLKLRASLGIINSDRIPYDGYWQQAYVGGSYYPFDTNYSVGTTSWTLGQLASLNSTHEKSYKYDVGIDATLLHGLDMTIDAYYQRKKDIWVASNGKYSTILGFTPPYENGGIVDDRGIEVGANYSAKAGDVTLNIGANFTWSKNKIVNMLEQPQMYPNLVQTGSSIGQVFGLKAIGFFKDQADINNSPTQSFGTVQPGDIKYKDVNGDGKIDGNDKTFIGYSTLAPEIYYSFHLGAEWKGLGFDAMFQGTGNYSAVLNTQSVYWPLINNTNISQYYYDNRWTPTHQNAKFPRLSAQSNTNNYQTSSLWVADRSFLKLRTVELYYKLPKALLKNTKVINNIKLYIRGIDLLCFDHIKIADPESYGATNPLMRSAVAGINLDF is encoded by the coding sequence ATGAAAATAAATAAAATAATAATTTCAGCTTTTCTTGTTTGCGTTGGTCTGCACGGATTTGCACAGAAAGCTAATGACAATGACAAGTCTCAGAGTTATGCCGACCAAACTGTTAACATTGGCTACGACATCAATCAACCGTTGGAAGAATCAACCTCTTCTGTATCTATTATAAAAGGAGAAGATCTTACAAAACGTAGTGCAAAAGACGTATCTAATTCGTTGTTTGGATATGGATTGGGCCTTATGACATTAGAAAATTCAGGCACTTATGCTTCGCAAGAACCCACGTTCTATATCCGCGGATTGCAAAGCAGTTCTGACAATAAGCCACTTATCCTGGTAGATGGCATTGAACGTGATATGAGTTTTATAACGCCGGAAGAAGTGAAATCGGTAACCATATTGAAAGATGCTGCCGCCGTAGCTCTTTACGGGTATAAAGGTGTTAACGGAGCTATCAACGTAGTAACAAAACGAGGAAAATACAATAGCAAGGAAATCCAGTTTTCTTACGATCAATCCTTTAACTGGCAGGAACGCCTTCCAAAATTTGTGAATGCATATACGTATGCCAATGCTATCAACGAGGCTCTCACCAACGATGGTTCATCTATCCGTTATTCTGCTGATGAACTGAATGCTTTCAAAACCGAGCAATATCCCTATTTGTATCCAAATGTAAACTGGATAAATAGCACATTCCGAGATTTATGTCAATCAAACAGGTACAATATAATCTTTCGTGGGGGAGGTTCAAAATTACGTTACTTTACATTGTTCAATCTTACTTCCAGCGATGAATTTATCGCTCATCCCAATATGAACAGCGGATACTCTACACAAGATAAATATTCGAAAGCAAATCTGAGAATCAATTTGGATATTGATTTAACAGACAAAACATCGTTAGTATGTGATGTATTGGGAACTCTTAACGAAAGTAGTACTCCGGGTGATAACGCCAACCTATGGAATATGATTTATACAATTCCGGCTGCGGCTTTTCCTGTAAAATTACAGGATAACACATGGGGAGGTAATGCCACTTGGCCAGGAACCAGTAATCCTGTTGCCATGTCTGAAGCTGCAGCTTACGCTAAAGCACGTACCTATTCAAATTTCACAGACTTGATTTTGAAACAAGATCTATCTCCCATTCTAAAAGGATTACAAGGCAACATACGTATGTCATACGACAACATTTCCAATCTTTGGGAAGACCATTCTAAAACCTTTGTGTATGGGAGCGATGCTGTTACAAGTTGGTTAAATGGAACACCGGCTACGACACAACGCTATACTGGCGGTACTACCAGCGGAATGAATACTTCTGCAGGAATTACAGGGTGGACACGTGCTTTTAATTTATCCGGCGCATTTGATTATAGCCGTACATTCAACGTTCATAAAATTTACAGTCAGTTAAAATGGGATTATGAATACAGAAACTCAATAGGTGTGAACAACACCTGGTATCGCCAGAACGTATCTATGTATACTCACTATGGATATAAAGACCGTTATTTTGGCGATGTGACAATGATTGCTTCTGAATCAAGCCAACTTGCTCCCGAACACAAATGGGCATTTTCACCGACTGTTTCAGCCGCCTGGATACTCTCCAAAGAAAACTTTTTAAAAGACATCTCTTGGGTGAATTTCCTGAAATTAAGAGCATCTTTGGGTATTATAAATTCCGACAGAATTCCCTATGATGGATATTGGCAACAAGCTTATGTAGGTGGATCTTACTATCCGTTCGACACTAATTATTCTGTCGGAACCACCAGTTGGACTTTAGGTCAATTGGCTTCTCTCAATTCCACGCACGAAAAGTCTTATAAATATGATGTAGGTATTGACGCGACACTATTGCATGGATTAGATATGACCATTGACGCCTATTATCAACGAAAAAAAGACATTTGGGTAGCTTCGAACGGAAAGTATTCTACTATCCTTGGATTTACTCCTCCATACGAAAACGGAGGTATAGTTGACGACCGTGGTATTGAAGTAGGTGCTAATTATTCTGCAAAAGCAGGCGATGTAACATTAAATATAGGAGCAAACTTTACTTGGTCAAAAAACAAAATTGTGAACATGCTGGAACAACCTCAAATGTATCCCAATTTAGTACAAACAGGCTCTTCTATTGGTCAGGTGTTCGGACTTAAAGCAATTGGGTTCTTTAAAGATCAGGCTGATATTAACAACAGTCCGACACAATCGTTTGGCACAGTTCAACCGGGCGATATCAAATATAAGGATGTAAACGGCGATGGGAAAATTGATGGGAATGATAAAACTTTTATAGGATACAGTACGCTAGCTCCTGAGATTTACTATTCATTCCATCTGGGAGCAGAATGGAAAGGATTAGGTTTTGACGCCATGTTCCAGGGAACAGGAAATTATTCAGCCGTATTAAATACCCAAAGTGTTTATTGGCCATTGATTAACAATACGAATATTTCGCAGTATTACTATGACAATCGTTGGACACCGACTCATCAGAATGCTAAGTTTCCACGTCTAAGCGCTCAAAGTAACACGAATAATTATCAAACGAGTTCTCTCTGGGTTGCTGACCGTTCGTTTCTGAAGTTACGTACAGTGGAGTTATATTACAAACTTCCGAAGGCATTATTGAAAAACACGAAAGTTATCAACAATATCAAGCTATACATCAGAGGTATCGATTTGCTTTGCTTTGATCACATCAAAATTGCAGATCCGGAATCGTATGGAGCAACCAATCCGCTAATGCGTAGTGCTGTAGCCGGAATAAACTTAGATTTTTAA
- a CDS encoding RagB/SusD family nutrient uptake outer membrane protein, producing MKLKTIISGIAFTLALASCSDMNYHEYSLYQKDYVDATYDNVTGLVTNIYTKLDYDFGQNYSGGMLASACDEAEYAYPSNSICDFYNGSWSPSNPLDGTWTNSYAAIQMCNLYLDDFQGLTFPDLALNQDYEAKMFRYHNNAYEVRFLRAYFYFNLVRQYGAVPLIKHLVTTATVNTLKRTPADSIFAFINTECDSIVDKIPADYTNLGIYALPSSSAETGRANRLAVLALKARAALYHASPLFNPNNNIELWHQAALANKAVLDSCAKYGYVLGKYADLWGQNNWSNKEMIFMRRMYPDATNTLESYNFPVGVEGGHSGNCPTQTLVDAYEMKATGKLWNEAGSGYDPTNPYVGRDPRFALTIVKNGDTKWPAYNTLPIETYYGGANGDPISGATPTGYYLKKYCDVSVNLTATSINTKRHSWIIFRLGEFYLNYAEAVFKYLGSPDATSAEFPLSATAAVNIIRNRSDVKMPPYPTGLSNTDFWNKYEDERMVELAFEDHRFWDLRRWKEGSKLSSIEEMKITQNADGTYTYTRVNVARTWDDKMYLFPIPQSEIMKNPNLTQNPGW from the coding sequence ATGAAATTGAAAACAATAATAAGTGGAATAGCTTTTACACTAGCCCTTGCTTCATGTAGTGATATGAACTATCATGAATATTCCCTTTATCAAAAAGATTATGTTGATGCCACTTACGACAATGTGACCGGATTGGTGACAAATATTTACACTAAATTGGATTATGATTTCGGACAAAATTATTCGGGAGGCATGCTGGCTTCAGCATGTGATGAAGCAGAATATGCCTACCCATCAAATTCCATTTGCGATTTTTATAACGGATCATGGAGTCCGTCTAATCCATTAGATGGTACTTGGACTAATAGCTATGCCGCTATTCAGATGTGCAATCTTTATCTGGATGACTTTCAAGGACTAACTTTCCCTGATTTAGCATTAAATCAAGATTATGAGGCTAAGATGTTCCGTTACCACAACAATGCTTACGAAGTACGCTTTCTTAGAGCCTATTTCTATTTCAATTTGGTTCGACAATACGGTGCTGTTCCTTTAATTAAACATTTAGTTACTACAGCAACAGTAAATACCTTGAAACGCACTCCCGCTGATTCCATTTTCGCATTTATCAATACTGAATGCGATAGTATTGTTGATAAAATCCCTGCGGATTATACCAATTTAGGAATTTACGCTCTTCCCAGTAGCTCGGCTGAAACTGGGCGTGCCAACCGGTTAGCTGTTCTTGCATTGAAAGCTCGTGCGGCTCTTTATCATGCAAGTCCGCTGTTCAATCCAAATAATAACATAGAACTTTGGCATCAAGCAGCTTTGGCAAATAAAGCAGTTTTGGATTCATGTGCAAAATATGGATATGTGTTAGGTAAATATGCCGATCTGTGGGGGCAAAATAACTGGTCCAATAAGGAAATGATCTTTATGCGTCGCATGTATCCTGACGCTACCAATACCTTGGAAAGTTATAACTTCCCAGTTGGAGTGGAAGGTGGTCATTCTGGCAATTGTCCGACTCAAACATTGGTAGACGCTTATGAAATGAAAGCAACCGGAAAATTATGGAATGAAGCCGGAAGTGGCTACGACCCAACAAATCCATATGTAGGACGTGATCCCCGATTTGCTCTTACTATTGTAAAAAACGGAGATACAAAATGGCCTGCATACAACACACTTCCGATTGAAACTTATTATGGTGGAGCTAATGGAGACCCCATTTCGGGGGCTACACCTACGGGATATTACTTAAAAAAATATTGCGATGTTTCCGTCAATCTAACAGCTACTAGCATAAATACTAAACGCCATTCCTGGATTATATTTCGCTTAGGCGAATTTTATCTGAATTATGCCGAGGCAGTTTTCAAATATCTGGGATCTCCTGATGCTACTTCAGCGGAGTTCCCGCTTTCTGCCACTGCCGCTGTGAATATTATCCGCAACCGCTCGGATGTCAAAATGCCACCATATCCAACAGGACTCTCAAACACTGATTTTTGGAACAAATACGAAGACGAACGTATGGTAGAACTGGCTTTCGAAGACCATCGCTTCTGGGATTTGAGAAGATGGAAAGAAGGCTCTAAGTTGAGCAGTATTGAGGAAATGAAGATAACCCAAAACGCAGACGGAACCTACACATACACCCGTGTGAATGTAGCTCGTACATGGGATGACAAAATGTACCTCTTCCCTATTCCACAATCAGAAATCATGAAGAATCCAAATTTAACACAAAATCCAGGTTGGTAA
- a CDS encoding RagB/SusD family nutrient uptake outer membrane protein, with amino-acid sequence MQIKNNKWILVAAGIMLVLVVSCVDPVNFGNNFLSKAPGGNVTEDTVFDNATYTQQFLTSLYSYQYYGLPYYNGSGDFPECDNPYVGKVDLLSDCWQTNWSGCAIYSQYYNGSHTAEYGVRSDKWSFLNNRVWQAVRAAWLLIENIHRTSGLTDDQKAEMKAEAECIIAARYYDTFRNYGGLPIIRSSFSGTSSSYNIPRASVAETVNFMDSLLDNAIATSSFPWSFSAADISNMNGHWTKAAAMALKCKILLFAASPLFNDTQPYYPGATNNPAIWYGGYKPELWQQCLTACTDFFNALSQNGYYHLVQAKGTRPQDYRLAYRTGYASEASPEILLFTTVTTTDAFKSGYYCWHSWGDPLMTVQRLSYCPTQEYVDMFPWADGTPFNWDQTQAAGKLDQMFVTGTVAQNNVTLTRDPRLYEEAIVNGQQQSLDWTTGNMSGTTYESWVGGTNALLQPLTQSGDFATGYAPIKFLMGNDMLRQYCEWPYLRLSDIYLTYAEALCQTGDLQDAINQVDIVRARVGLKGLVACNPTENLTTDKNALLQEILRERACELGMEDSRFFDLVRYKRADLFQEQLHGLRIYRLDASGNKIETAWYNGDRKTGALQPTHFDYEIFPITSPTRYWWTNGFDPKWYLSPFPQTEVNKGYGLVQNPGW; translated from the coding sequence ATGCAAATAAAAAATAACAAATGGATACTTGTCGCCGCAGGAATCATGTTAGTCCTGGTTGTTTCTTGTGTGGATCCTGTCAACTTTGGCAATAATTTTCTTTCAAAGGCTCCTGGTGGAAACGTAACTGAAGATACTGTGTTCGATAATGCAACATATACTCAGCAGTTCCTAACCTCTCTCTATTCATATCAATACTACGGATTACCCTATTATAACGGTTCCGGAGACTTTCCCGAATGTGATAATCCGTATGTTGGCAAAGTTGACTTACTTTCAGACTGCTGGCAAACCAATTGGTCAGGATGTGCAATATATTCCCAATATTACAATGGATCGCACACTGCAGAATATGGAGTACGTTCCGACAAATGGAGCTTCCTAAATAACAGAGTTTGGCAGGCTGTTCGTGCAGCATGGTTATTGATAGAGAATATACACAGGACTTCTGGCTTAACGGATGATCAAAAAGCAGAAATGAAGGCTGAAGCCGAATGTATTATTGCTGCCCGTTATTATGACACTTTCCGTAATTATGGAGGACTCCCTATCATCAGATCCTCTTTTAGTGGGACAAGTTCAAGCTATAATATTCCTCGCGCCAGTGTGGCAGAAACGGTCAATTTCATGGACAGTTTGTTGGATAATGCTATCGCAACTTCAAGTTTTCCGTGGAGCTTTAGCGCTGCCGACATTAGTAACATGAATGGACACTGGACAAAAGCAGCTGCTATGGCATTGAAATGTAAAATTTTACTTTTTGCCGCTTCTCCGTTATTTAATGATACCCAACCTTATTATCCCGGAGCTACAAACAACCCGGCTATTTGGTATGGCGGTTACAAACCCGAACTCTGGCAACAATGTCTTACTGCTTGCACCGACTTCTTCAATGCACTATCTCAAAATGGCTATTATCACCTTGTGCAAGCTAAAGGAACACGTCCTCAGGATTACCGCCTTGCCTATCGTACTGGATACGCTTCAGAAGCAAGTCCAGAAATTTTACTTTTCACCACTGTAACAACCACAGATGCCTTTAAATCAGGATATTATTGCTGGCATTCCTGGGGAGATCCTCTCATGACTGTTCAACGACTCAGTTATTGCCCTACTCAGGAATATGTAGACATGTTCCCCTGGGCAGACGGGACACCCTTTAATTGGGACCAAACACAAGCTGCAGGTAAACTGGATCAGATGTTTGTCACCGGAACAGTTGCCCAAAATAATGTTACACTGACTCGCGACCCAAGGTTGTATGAAGAAGCGATTGTCAACGGACAGCAACAATCATTAGACTGGACCACAGGAAACATGAGTGGTACCACTTATGAAAGCTGGGTAGGAGGTACCAATGCATTATTACAGCCATTAACCCAAAGTGGAGATTTTGCAACCGGATATGCCCCAATTAAATTCCTGATGGGTAACGATATGCTTCGTCAATATTGTGAATGGCCTTACCTTCGCCTTTCAGATATTTACCTTACCTATGCGGAAGCGTTGTGTCAAACCGGCGATCTACAGGATGCTATTAACCAGGTTGACATAGTTCGGGCTCGTGTAGGATTAAAAGGTCTGGTCGCCTGTAACCCTACAGAAAATCTCACCACTGACAAGAATGCACTTCTTCAGGAAATTCTTCGTGAACGTGCTTGCGAATTGGGAATGGAAGATAGCCGTTTCTTCGATTTAGTTCGTTACAAAAGAGCAGATCTTTTTCAAGAACAATTGCACGGGCTTCGGATATACCGACTTGATGCATCTGGGAATAAGATAGAAACTGCATGGTATAATGGTGACAGAAAAACGGGAGCTCTTCAACCGACTCATTTTGATTACGAAATTTTCCCTATTACCAGTCCTACCCGCTATTGGTGGACAAACGGTTTTGATCCGAAATGGTATCTATCACCTTTCCCTCAAACTGAAGTAAACAAAGGTTACGGACTTGTCCAAAACCCCGGATGGTAA